The window CGGTCGTCGCGCCGTGCGCGATGCGAATCGCGATGTCGCGCGTGCGCTGGGTCGTGGCATGCGAGACGACCGCCCAGGTGCCGCACGCGGCGAGCAGGAGGCCAAGGACCGCCAGCATCGTGGTCCCGGACGCGGCGCGACGTGGGGCGGCGCGGGCCGTGTGGAGCACCTCGGCCAACGGGCGCACGTTGCGCAGCGGCAGCCCCGGGGCCACCCGGCCCACTGCCGCAGCGAGTGCCCGTTCCATGGCGCGCGGATCGCCCGTCACCTTAACGAAGTACACCCGCCACCCATAGGTGAATTGCCGGTAGGGGGTGTAGAAACTGGCGGTGGTCCGCTCGCCCAGCGGCGGATCGTACCGCACGTCGCCGACGATGCCCACAATCTCGCCGCTGCTGTCTGGCGACGTCATCGTGCTGCCGGTGAACCAGACGCGCTGGCCGAGGGCGTCACCAGCGGGAAAGAACTGTCGGGCGGCCGTCTCGCTGATGACGACCACACGCGGTGCCCCCTCACGATCCGTGGCGTCAAAGCCGCGACCGGCCTTGATCGGGATGCCTAACGTGGCGAAGTGCTCCTCGCCCACATAATGCCGCAACACCGTGGGCGGCGCACGCTCGCCGGACCCGGTGCGTCCCACGACCTGCAACCCGGTGCTCGCACTCCCGGCGAGGGGCGCACCGCCATCCACGCTCGCCGATACGACGCCGGGGACCGTTCGCAACTCGTCCAGCACCCGGCTGATGAACGCCGGCGCCGCATCGGCCGGCACGTCGCGCTCTGCCGGCTGCAGCTCGAAGGTCAGGACCCGCTCCACCTCAACACCGATCGTTGCCGACTGCACCCGGCGATAGCTGTCGAGTAGTTGTGCGGCCGCACCGACCAGGACGACCGCGAGCAGCGCCTCGACGCCGAGGAGGGCCGCCCCAATGCCGGGTCGCCGCAACGAGACGCCGGTGGCCGCGGCCGCATGCGATCCGGCACGCAGGTCGCCAAGGGTCACACGTCGCGTGGCCCACGTGGCTGGGATCGCGGCGACAACCACGATGGCCACCGCGGACACGACGATCCACCATCCCACCAGCCGGAGGTCGAAGTTGACGGCGCTCCAGGTGCTCAAGAAGCCGCGCCCGAGACCCGCGAGGGGATCGAGCGGCCCGGTCGCGCGTAGCCATCCGGTAATGGCCAGCAGGGCGATCACCGCTCCACCGGCAACGAGCGCTGCGCCATCCGTGGCGAACTGCCGCCACAGGCGGTGCGGGGTCGCACCCAGGGCAAGCCCGACGGCGGACTCGCGTCGCCGCGCGAGGGCACGCCCCATGACTAGCGCGGCGAGATTGGCGAGGGTCAGGAGGAACAGCACGCCGGCACCGCCGACCAACAACGCAGACGCGCGGCTCACCTCGGGCCGAAGACGCGCGTCGCCTAACGACTGTACCTCCCCACCCACCGTCACGTCTCCGGGTACGTCGTCGGACGGCGCCGCGCGATACGCGGCCGCGGCCAGCATCGCGACCTCGCGCTGAATCGCGTCGTCCGCCATTTCGGGCCGCCGCCGAGCCAGCAGGGTGATGAAATCCTGGTTCGTGGTGAGGTACTCCGGATAGGTGAGCACCGGCGCCATCGGTGTTGGCAACCAGAAGTCAGCGCTGCCGGTGAGACCGCGAAAGCCGTCGGGCATCACGCCGATCACGGTGACGAGCTGGCCATTGAGCCGCAGCGGCGTCCCGATGGTGATCGGCGTGCCGTCCTGAGTTAGCCGGTCGCGCAGCTGGGCCGCGATGATCACCACGGGGACGGCGGCCGCCGGCCGGTCTTCATCGGCGCTGAACCCGCGTCCCTCGACGGGAGTGACGCCGGTGAGGGTGAAGTACTCGGGAGAGACAAACTCTCCAGCGATCACCCGCGGCGCGTCGCCGGTTGAAAGGGTCACCGACGCCGGGCGCCAGGGAGCGACGAGGTCGACGGTCGAGGCGCGTTCGCGCACCAACTGTAACCGGGCAAACGACCAGCCGATGCGGGTCCGCACCTCACGCGGACTGGTGTGGCTGGACGTGAGCACCACCATCTCGCGAGCCGCTGGAAAGGGGAGCGTGCGCCACCGCGCCGCATCGCGGATGGACAGCGCTACGGTGAGCAGCGCGATCCCAATCGCGGCCATGCCAACGGCCGCGAGGGCAGAGGCCGGGTGGCGACGCAGGGACTGGGCGAAAGCTCGCATCCTTCATATGATGCCGCTCGACCCTGCCTCGTGTAAACTTCGCGTCGATGATCACCTCCATCCGGATTCGACGCGGCATGCCGGCTGACGCGGCTGCCCTGGCGGCGCTCGCCTCGCGGACGTTCGAGGAGACCTTTCGCCATACGACGACGGCGGAGGACATGGCCGCACACCTGGCGCGCGCCTATGGGGAGGCGCAGCAGGGCGCGGAGCTGGCCGACGCGGGCACGCTGACCTTCCTCGCTGAAGAGGATGGCGTGCTGGCCGCCTTTGCCCAGGTGCGCCGCGGTGCGCCTGGCGATCCCCTGATTTTGGACGCCCCCGTGGAGCTGTACCGGTTCTATGTCGATCGGCCCTGGCATGGACTCGGCCTCGCCCAGCGCCTGATGCAGCATGTGCGCGCGGCAGCGAGCGAGTTGGGTGGTCGCGAGTTATGGCTCAGCGTCTGGAGCGGGAACGAGCGCGCCAAGGCGTTTTACGCGAAGGAGGGGTTCGTCGACCGGGCGGAGACCGTGTTCTGGCTCGGAAGCGACCGGCAGGTCGACCGGATCTTCGTTGCCGTGATGGATGGGGCGATCCCCTGATGTACGCCACGGTGAGGAGCAAACAGCGGTATGCATGTCGCCTGCACGCGGAGAGTCACCGCGAGGGACTGGGGGCACGGCGCCACCTGGGGTCGCGCGCGGTGCTGGTGGCGGGCGTGATCGCCGCGCTGGCGCAGCGTGCGATGGCACAGCCGGCATTGCCCATGGCCGTGGCCAACAACGCCGTGGCGCAGGGCACGGTGGATGGGCGGTCGTGGCTCTTCTCCTTCCTTGGCATCGACGCAACGAAACGCTGGTCCGGCATCACCCGCGCTGCCTTCGCCTGGTCACCGGGGATGCCCACCTGGCGTCGGTTGCCGGACGTCCCGGGCGCGGTGGGGCGGCTCGCGGCGACGGCGCAGGTGGTGCGCGGCAAGGCGTACCTGTTCGGTGGCTACACGGTGGACTCGGCGGGCAACGAACGGTCGCTCGACGTCGTGAATGTGTGGAATGCTGCAGCAGGTCGTTGGGAAACGGCGCCGCCGATGACCGTCGCGGTGGATGATGCCGTGAGCGCGACCTGGCGGGACTCGCTGGTTTACGTGATTTCCGGCTGGCACCACACCGACAACGTGCCCCTGGTCCAGGTGTTTGACGTGGTCGCGAAGCGGTGGGCGCAGGCCACGCCGATTCCCGGGCCGGGAGTCTTTGGCCATACCGGCGGGATCTCGGGGAACACGCTGGTCTATGTGGATGGCGCGCGACGCCAGGACGGGAAGGTGAGATACGGGTTGGAGCGATCATCGTGGGCCGGCGAGATCGATCCGACGCATCCGTTGCGCATCAAATGGCGGCGGCTCCCTGATCACCTTGGTCCGGCGTTGTATCGCGCAGCGGCCGGTGGCTGCGGGGCGCTGGTCGTTTTTGCCGGTGGCACGGACAACCCGTACAACTACAATGGGATAGGGTACGATGGGGTCCCGGCGAACCCGCGCCGTGACACGTTCGCATGGGACACGCGCCGCGGAATCTGGCGGCGGCTCGCGCCGGCGTCGAACGCGACCATGGACCATCGTGCCCTCGCGCTCCAGGGGGATACGGCCGTTGTCGTGGGGGGGATGGTGCCGGGGCAGCGCGTGACGGACCAGGTGGAGCGCTGGCCGGTGGGCGGGTGCGATCGATAGCTTCACCCGACGCCTTCCCCAGCCTTCCATGACTCCAACATTGCGCCGTGCCCTGCTGGCCCTTGCGATTGTGTCGCTTCCCGCGAGCGCCCAGGGGACGCGCGGTGACGCCGACGAGGTCAAGGCGACGCTGACCCAGATGTGGGCGGCGATCGAGGCGGGAGACGTCGAGCGATATGCGTCGTTCGTTCATCCCGACTTCACGCAGTTCGGGGAGAACGACCCCTACCTCGCCGAGGGGAAGGAGAAGGAGGTGCGGGGGATGGCCGCGTATCTCCAGCGGGCCAAGGGGGTACATACGGACATGCACAACGCGCAGGTGACGGTGCGTGGCACCGTCGCCTGGATCACGTACTATTGGACGGATGCGGGGGTGGTGGAGGGGAAACGCGTCTCCAGCCACGGCAAGTCGACCCGGGTTTTCGTGAAGGAGAATGGCCGCTGGCTCTGCATCCACGGCCACTACACCAACGGCACATGATGACGATGGCAACCACCACGCGATTGATGACGTTAGGCGCCCTGGCTATCGCGGTGATGGGGGTGCACGGATGCGACAAGGTCCGCGGCGCCGAGGTCGATGCGCCGTTCGAGGTACTGGCGACATATCCGCACGACACCGCGGCCTACACGCAGGGGCTGTTGTGGGACGATAGCGTGATGCTGGAGAGCACGGGGCAGTACACGCACTCCGAGCTGCGTCGCGTCGACCTCACGACGGGGCGGGTGCTGCAGTCCCGTCGACTCGCCGACAACCGATTCGGGGAAGGGCTGATCAAGCTCAACGGCAAGCTCTACCAGCTGACCTGGGAGAGCGGGGTGGGCTACATCTACGACGCCGCCACCTTTGCGCCGCTCGATTCCTTCACCTACAAGGGAGAGGGATGGGGGCTGGCGACGGACGGCTCGGCCATCATCATGAGCGACGGCTCGGATTCACTGCGCTGGCTGGACCCGCAGACGCTGCAGCAGCAGAAGGCCGTGAAGGTCACCTACGAGGGGAGCCCGTTCCCGAAGATCAACGAGATGGAATGGGTCGACGGGATGATCCTGGCCAACGTGTACGAGAGCGACTGGATCGCGAAGATCGACCCGGCGACAGGGCAGGTGGTGCGGCTCTACGACTTTGCCTCGCTGTGGCCGAAGGCGCAGCGTCCGTATGGGGCGGAGGTGTTCAACGGGATTTCGCTGGGGCCGCAGCCGGGGACGTTACTGGTGACCGGGAAGCTGTGGCCGTCGCTGTACGTCGTGCGGCTCAAGAGCTAGACGGCAGACGGCGAAAATGAGCAGCGCCGCGGGATGCCCACGGCGCTGTACCGCAGATCACGTGGGGCCGCAGTGACGCCTACGCGCCGGACGCGAGCACGTAGTGACAGCCGGCCTCCTGCGCGCGCAGGGCGGCGAAGATCCCGTTGGGCTGCAGGATGACGCCCGGGACCATGAGGGAAAGCGCCTTCTGTCGCGCCTCCGCTGCGCTAAGTTTGTCTTTCTCGCGCACCATGCTGGCCATTTGCGCGAACGCCCAATTGCAGCCCAGGACGATCCCGCCTGACGCGAGGAACGGCTCGATCTTGTACTTCGCCTGGGCCGCCGGCAGCTCGGCCCCGCCCGTGCTCAACGGGTTCTTCATCGCCCACTTCTTCCCCTGTTCGTCCTTCCACTTCCGGGACTTCCCGACCTCGTACATCTCCCAGAACTCGTTCTTCATGATCATCGGCATCGCGGCATGCCGAAAGACAACGACCGGCGACATGTCTGTTCGGGCGGTGCCGTAGGCATCCTTGTACATGTCGCACCAGGCCACCGCGCGGAACAGGGCCGCACCATCATTGGCCTCCGGCGAGTCAAAGACCGCCTTGTACTTCCCGGTCACGCGGTCCGTCCAGCTGAAGTCGAACTGCCCCTGGGCCAACGGAGCGTCGTGGTCGGGGGCCGACGCGTGCGCGACCGAGGGGACGCCGACGGCGCCAAGGACACTGGAGCCACCGAGCCAGCTGAGGAACCGACGACGTGAAGACATGAGGAGGTGTGTGGGATGGTCGTGAATCCTACCCGCGGGGGTACGGCTGAAGGAAGGCGAGGGTTCCGTGGCCGAGTTCGCCAACGAGGGTAGGGCGACCGACGCGTGTCATCCCGGGAGACCCGTTCCGGATCACGACCCATGACAGAAACGCCCCTCGCCCTGCTCAGCCGCCGCGAGTTCACCCGCCTGGCCGGGCTCGCTTGCGTCGCCGCCGCGTGCTCATCCGATGAAGGGGGACCGACGGCTCCGACGGCTGGTGGCGTCACGATCAGTGGCAACACCATGACTCTTACCGTTGCCCAGAACCCGACGCTGTCCCAGTCCAACGGGATGGTCCTGGTCTCGCAACGCAGCGTGCTCGTGGTCCGCGTCTCTGCGACCCAGTACCAGGCCCTGTCCTCGGTGTGCACACATCAGGCGTGCACGGTGAGCAGCTTCGACGGCTCCAGGCTCACCTGTCCCTGCCACGGCTCGCAGTTCAGCACCTCGGGGGCGGTGACCAAGGGGCCGGCTGCTTCGGCGTTGCGCGCGTTTCCGACCACGTTTGACGCCGCCAGCGGGACCATTGCGGTGGACTTGGCCTGAGCGCTGGTGCCTGGTGGGAGGCTGCTGGTGCTGAGGCTACGTGGTCTTCTTCGCGGTGAAGGTCGCCAATCCCTGACCGCTGAAGTCGGCGGTGCCGGTGATGGTGTCGCCGATGATCGTTCCCGAAAAATTCAGGTCGACCCCACTCTTCACCGTGAAGGCGACCTTGTCCCCCTTCACCGTGCCTTCCAGCGGGCGAGCGCCGCCCCGCTGCGACTCGTAGGTGCCGGTGAGCTTCTCGCCTTCCTGCTTGAAGGTGACCGTCGGGTTTCCTGTCCCGTTTTCGGTGACGACCTCAAAGGCCCACTTGCCAGTGAGATCCGCGATCGGGGTGGCGGGACGAGCGGCGAGCAGGGCCGGGACGACGAGGAGCGCGGAGAGGATAGCGCGGCGGGAACGGAGCATTGGGAATCGCGGTAGCAGTACGGTGAACGGTAACGGACGGAACGACCGGCTCAAGGGTTCCGCGGATTTGACGCCTCCAGCCACCGGCCGTACTATCAAGCCTTGGTGACTTCCCCGACACGGCGCCTGTGGGGCGCACGACTGCTGCTGAGCTTCTTCGCCCTGTTCTGGGCGGAGTCGTTCGTGTTGCCCTCGTGCCCGATGCATCGCGACATGGTGCAGCACGGGTCGCACGGGGGGCATGACTCGTCGGACCAGCAGCCGACCACCGACTGCGACTGCCTGGGCTCCTGCGTCTCGTCCGAAGGGGTCGGGCTGGCGAAAGCGCCATTCGTGTTTGAGATCGCCGCGCCACGTGCGTTGACGGTCGCGGTAGACCGGGCGATTGGGGTCGCACCGACGGTAGACCAGCTGCACCTGCCCGAGGCGCAGGGGCCGCCAGCGAGCGCCTGACACTTCACGCCCGACGTGCCGTTGCGGCACGCGGCGTTGGCGTCATCCTGCTTTCTCCCCTCACGACCGCCCAGCGGTCGTGAGACTGGCGACCGTCGTCCCGCGCCCCGCGGAACGGCAAACTCATACCAACAACGAGAGGCCCCCTCATGTCGTCTTCCCGTCGCGTCTTCGTTCGGCTGTTGATTGCTGGAACCGCGGTGCTCGCCGTCGGCACCAGCGCCCGCGCCGCGATGCACCTTCGCCTCGCCAAGAGCGAGCCCGCGAAGGATGCCGTGGTCGCTGCACCGACCCAATTGCAGCTCTGGTTCTCACTCAAGCCCGCTATGTCGATCACGAGCGTGAAGCTGACGTCGTCGAGCGATGCTGCGGTGAAGGTGGGGAAGGCCGCCCACAGTGGCGACGAGAAGGCGCCCGTGCTCGTGGCCATTGAGGAGCCGCTGGCCGCTGGCAAGTACACGGTGTCGTGGAAGACGGCGTCGAGTGACATGCACCCCGTCACCGGAGACTTCAGCTTTACGGTCAAGTGAGGCCGGCCATGCGGCACGGTGCCTGGTCGCTGGCCGCGGCGGTCGCGTGCGGGGGTGGAATGGGGGAGCCAGCGGCCGTCACGCGCACGATGCTTGACGCGCCGCCGGCTCGGGGCATGTCACCGGCGATCACCCTCGATTCCGCCGGGCAGGCGCACTATGCCTGGGTAGCGCTGGACTCTGTTGGCACCGGCCATCTGTTCACCATGAACGAAGGCGGCACGCGACAGGAACTCGTGGATCCACTGGGGCCGGCGCAATTCGACGGGGAAACCCCGCCGAAGCTGCAAACGGCGCCTGACGGCTCCCTGATGATGTCGTACGCCGTGGCGGTTCCGGACTCTGCAGCAAAGTACAAGGCGCTCTCCGGGCTGCGGTTTGTGCGGTCCACGGATGGCGGTGCCACCTGGAGTGTCCCGGTAACGGTGGCTGACGACGGTGACTTGCAGCGGTACCGGAACGATCACACGATGACGATCGGGCAAGACGGTAAGGTCTTCGTGGCCTGGCTCGATGAGCGAGCCGCGGATACGGCCCGGGTCTTCCTCGCGCGCTCGGAGGATCAGGGCGCCACCTGGTCTCGCAACGTGGCGCTCGACATGGAGGAGGCGTGTGGTTGCTGCCGGACACCGGTCACCACCGGGCCGGACGGCACGGTCTACGCGATCTGGCGCAAGGTCCTCGGGGAGCACCGCGACCATGTGGTGGCGCGGTCGCGCGATGGCGGGAGTACGTGGAGCGTTCCGACGTTGGTCCACGCCGACAGCTTTGCGATCGCGCACTGCCCCGATGCCGGGCCGTCCATCGCCGTCGATGCGCAGAACCGCTTGCACATCTCGTGGTGGACCGGGCGCGAAGGGGCGGCTGGGGTGAAGTACGCGTGGAGCGACGATGGCGGGGCGACGTTCTCGGCGCCCACGGCGATCGGGGTCGCCCCGTTCGCCAAGGCCTCCCACAGCCAGCTGGTGCTGTTTGGGGGGACCGGCATCGCAATTGCCTGGGATGACGGCACCCTGCGTCCGGCACGGATCGCCGTGCGAGTCAGTCGTGACCGGGGCGCGAGTTTTGGCGAGGCGACCTACCTGAGCGACAGCGCGGCCACGGCCTCATTCCCCGTCCTCGCGGCACGCGGCGATCAGCTTGAGGTGTTGTGGCAGGAGCGCGGTGCGATCCCGGGAGCCCCGGCGCCGGAGGCGTCGACGCGCGACGGCCCGTGGACGAGCTACGATGCCCGCGGGCCGGCCCGGCTTGTGCGGGCCGTGGTACCCCTGCGGTGACGATCCGGCGGCTGCTTCTCGTTGGCCTGCTCTCGGCGTGCAGCCGAGACGCTGGGTCACGCGCGGCCGCCGGTGAGGCGTTTCGGCCGATCACGGTGGGTGCCCCGTCGCCAGCCTATGAGATTGCGACATATGCCAGCGACACGGTTCGTGTGGGGCCGGCGGGTGGCCCGCAGCCGCTCACGCTGCTGAACATCTGGGCCACCTGGTGCATTCCGTGTCGCAAGGAGTTCCCGACCCTTGAGGGGCTCCATCGGCGACATGCGTCCGCCGGCCTTCGCGTGGTGGGGATCAGTGTGGACCAAGGGGGAGCGGACGCGAAGGTCCAACAATCGGCTGCCGCCCTCGGCGGGACCTTCCCCATTGCCCGGGATGCCGACGGGCGGGTCCAGGACGCCTTTCGGTCGATCGGGGTTCCCGAGACCTTCCTGATCGGCGCGGATGGCACGTTGTTATGGCGCCACGCCGGGGATGTGACGCCGAGGGTACAGGAGCTCGAGGAGGTCATCCGTCGTCACCTGGCTGGGGCGGCCCCATGATCCGGCGAATCGGACGGACCTGGTCGTTGCTGGTTGGTGTGGTCGCCATCCTCGCCCTTGGGACGCGGTGGACGATCGACGAGTGCCCCATGCATGCCGCGGCTGGCGTGCATGCCGGGCACGAGATGCCGGTGCCGCAGGGGCCAGCGGCGCCTTGCGACTGCGCGGAGGCGTGTGCGTTGCCGATGGCCGTGACGGCCCCGCCGCTCGCCGTTGGCTTCGAGACAGCGGTCCTGGAGATTCCCTGGCGGGCGCGGTCGATGACGGTCGCCCGCCTCGGTCTCGGGTCGCATCTCCGCCTGCCCTTCGCCACGGCGCCCCCGCGCGCCTGAGCCACGCGCCGCGCGCGCCCTGCCTCCGTAGACAAACGATGGTAAGCCGGTCGTTGCGTCCTCCAGGCGCGACGTCGGCTGGCGTGCGCTGGCGGGGGCCTCCGCCAGGCACGCCGACCCACCCCTTCTCCAGCTCATCACATGATCAGCTTCCTCCGCACGACCAGCGTCCTGGCGACCGCGGTCCTTCCCGCCGTCCTTGCCGCCCAGTCAGCGGCGACCACACCGGTCCGCCTCGCGATGCGCGCGACCGTCGGCGACGCTCCCTTCGCCTGTGGCCGCAGCTATGCCGGCATCGGCAAGGCGTCCTCCACCATCCAGGCAACCGAGTTCAAGTTCTACGTCCATGACGTGCAGCTCACGACGCGGGATGGTCGCACAGTCCCCGTAACGCTGACCCAGGATGGCCTCTGGCAACACGGCTCGGTCGCGTTGCTCGACTTCGAGGATGGCAGCGGCGCCTGCTCCAACGGCAATGCCGATATCCACGATGTCATCGAGGGGACTGTGCCGGCCGGGGAGTACACCGGGGTGCGCTTCACCCTCGGCGTCCCGTTCGATCGCAATCACCTCGACCTCACCGCGCAGCCCTCGCCCCTCTCGTTGACGCGCATGTTCTGGGCGTGGAACTCCGGGTACAAGTTCCTCCGCCTGGACCTCAAGCCCGAAGGCGCGCAGAACTGGGTGGTGCACCTGGGGAGCACGGAGTGCACCCCGACCGGCTCGGCGACCACGATGCCCACCGCCTGTCGCTGGGCGAACCGCGCCACGGTGTCCCTGGATGGCTTCAATCCCATGCAGGATGCCATTCGCTTCGACGTCGCCGCGTTGCTCCAGGCGGCAGACGTGTCCACCAACCAGCCGAAGACCGCCGCCGGGTGCATGTCGGGCCAGAATGATGGGGACTGCGTGGCGGTGTTCGACGCCCTGGGATTGCCCTTCGGCCCGTCGAAGGGTGGGACGCAGCGCGTCTTTGGTGTCGCCCGCGGGGCGCTCGCCGCGCCGGACGGTGCGGCGCGATGATCGTCCGTCGCGCGCTGCTCCTCCTCGGCATTGCCGTGGGCCCGTGGCTCCTCCTGGCGCGAGACGCGTCCACGGCGGCTTCGGCCGCCGTGGTGCAGCCGGCGCCGTACGACTGGCAACTGCCGCGCGGCTTCCCGGAGCCCCGCGTCCCCGTCGACAACCCGATGTCGGAGGCCAAGGTGCACCTTGGGCGGCTGTTGTTCTATGACCGGCGCCTGTCCGGCAACGAGACCTTCTCCTGCGGGAACTGCCACCTGCAGTCAAAGGCCTTCGCGGACCCACTCCCGCGCGGGGTCGGGTCCACCGGGGAGGTGCACCCGCGTGGGGCGATGGGATTGGCCAACATCGCGTATGCCCCCGTGCTCACGTGGGCGAACCCCAATATCAAGTCCCTCGAGCAGCAGGCGATGTTGCCGATGTTTGGCGAGACTCCCGTGGAGCTTGGCCTCGCCGGACGCGAGCAGGAACTGCTGGCACGCCTCGCGGCGGACAGCGCGTATCCGCGGCTCTTCCGCGCCGCATTCCCGCACGAGGATGGCGCCATCACCGTGCGTCGCGTGACCCAGGCGATTGCCGCGTTCGAGCGAACGCTTATCTCGGGGCGTTCGCCCTACGACCGGTACCTGGCGGGCGACACCACCGCCATCACGCGCTCGGCGCGACGCGGCGAGGAACTGTTCTTCAGCGAGAAGCTCGAGTGCTTCCACTGTCACGGCGGATTCAACTTCACCAACACCGTCGACTATAAGGGCAAGGGATTCGTGGAGATCGAGTTCCACAACACCGGCCTGTACAACGTCGACGGCAAGGGCGCCTACCCCACCCAGAACCCGGGGGTGAGCGAGCATACGGGTGACCCTGAGGACATGGGCAAGTTCAAGGCACCGTCGTTACGCAACATCGCCCTCACCGCGCCCTACATGCATGATGGTTCGGTCCGCACCCTGGACGCCGCCCTGGACCACTACGCGGCGGGCGGACGGACGCTTGCCACGGGGCCGCATCGTGGGGTGGGGCGTCGCAATCCGTACAAGAGCTCCTTCGTGAAGGGCTTCACACTCTCCGCCCGGGAGCGACGCGACGTGCTCGCGTTCCTGCACAGCCTCACCGACAGCACGTTCGTCTCGGATCCGCGATTCGCCGATCCCTTTGCTCGTCCCCATTCGCCCACCACACGATGAACCGCAGAGACTTTCACAAGCAGTTGGCGGCCGGGATGGCGCTGGGCACCCTGGCGCCAGCAACGGCACACGGGGGAGCAGACGCGACGGAGATCGCTGCATCGCCGCTCGCGCAGGACCCGATGATGCAGGTCATGACCCGGTTCGTTGACGACCTGGCGCAGGGCGACCCGAAGGTCAAGGAGGCCATTGCCCCGACGAAGCCGCGCCAGATCGCGATGGTGGCGTACCCCGGGATGTTCCCCCTCGACCTTCTCGGGCCGCTCACCGTCTTCTCCGACCTGTTGAATACGCAGGTGCACCTTGTGTGGAAGACCAAACAGCAGGTGCCGGCCGGGCGCGGCGTGACGCTGACGACCACGGCGTTTGCCGACGTGCCGCGTGACCTCGACGTGCTCTTCCTTCCCGGCGGGACCGTCGGGACCGTGGCCGCAATGCGGGACCAGGAAGTGCTGGCGTTCCTGCGCTCCCGTGCGGCAACCACCCGCTACATCACCAGCGTGTGCACGGGCTCCCTGATCCTCGGCGCCGCCGGCCTGCTCCAGGGATACAAGGCGACGTCGCACTGGCTCACGCACGACCTGCTGGCGCAGTTTGGGGCGTCCCCGGTCAAGGCGCGGGTCGTAGAGGACCGCAATCGCATCACGGGCGCCGGGGTCACGGCCGGGCTGGACTTTGCCCTGCTGCTGACGGCACGACTCGCCGGCGAGAACTACGCAAAGGCCGAGCAGCTTAACATCGAGTACGACCCGGATCCGCCGTTCAAGGCCGGGTCCCTCAAGGGGGCGGGGCCGGTCGTGTCCGGGGCGCTCGGGCGCATGTATGCCCCGTCGCTCGAGGCGTTCAAGGCGGCCACCGCCGAGGCTCGTGCAAAGCTCGGATAACATCACCACGCCGCGGACAACACCGCACGCGTCCCGGGGCTGGCCCCGGGGCGCGCGTCGGTCGTTCAGGCGCGGCGTCGCGGCAGCCGCCTGACTCGCGGTTTCTTCGGTGGCAGCGTGCTGGTAAAGGCTACGGCGCGCTCGATCCAGCCCGTGAGTTGTCGCGCCGTCTTGATCCCGGGGGCATCGACGTAGAGAAACCCCTTCATCGGGCGTCCCGTGAAGTCCATCGGGCGAACGTGTGGCCGCGCGAGCAGGGCGACGGCGTCTTCCGCGGCGAGCCGCACCATGAGTGCGTCGCCCACAATGCCGACACACATGTGCCCGCCGACCATAAAGGCCACACCGCCGAACATCTTGCGCTCGTCCACGTCGCGACGCCCGCCAAGGGCATCCCGTATGCGGTCGGCAAGGGCTTCACTGTAGGCCATGGGGACGACGCATGGAGGTGATCAGGCCAGGGTGCACTTGCGCAC is drawn from Gemmatimonadota bacterium and contains these coding sequences:
- a CDS encoding TlpA family protein disulfide reductase, with protein sequence MTIRRLLLVGLLSACSRDAGSRAAAGEAFRPITVGAPSPAYEIATYASDTVRVGPAGGPQPLTLLNIWATWCIPCRKEFPTLEGLHRRHASAGLRVVGISVDQGGADAKVQQSAAALGGTFPIARDADGRVQDAFRSIGVPETFLIGADGTLLWRHAGDVTPRVQELEEVIRRHLAGAAP
- a CDS encoding di-heme enzyme — protein: MIVRRALLLLGIAVGPWLLLARDASTAASAAVVQPAPYDWQLPRGFPEPRVPVDNPMSEAKVHLGRLLFYDRRLSGNETFSCGNCHLQSKAFADPLPRGVGSTGEVHPRGAMGLANIAYAPVLTWANPNIKSLEQQAMLPMFGETPVELGLAGREQELLARLAADSAYPRLFRAAFPHEDGAITVRRVTQAIAAFERTLISGRSPYDRYLAGDTTAITRSARRGEELFFSEKLECFHCHGGFNFTNTVDYKGKGFVEIEFHNTGLYNVDGKGAYPTQNPGVSEHTGDPEDMGKFKAPSLRNIALTAPYMHDGSVRTLDAALDHYAAGGRTLATGPHRGVGRRNPYKSSFVKGFTLSARERRDVLAFLHSLTDSTFVSDPRFADPFARPHSPTTR
- a CDS encoding metallo-mystery pair system four-Cys motif protein: MISFLRTTSVLATAVLPAVLAAQSAATTPVRLAMRATVGDAPFACGRSYAGIGKASSTIQATEFKFYVHDVQLTTRDGRTVPVTLTQDGLWQHGSVALLDFEDGSGACSNGNADIHDVIEGTVPAGEYTGVRFTLGVPFDRNHLDLTAQPSPLSLTRMFWAWNSGYKFLRLDLKPEGAQNWVVHLGSTECTPTGSATTMPTACRWANRATVSLDGFNPMQDAIRFDVAALLQAADVSTNQPKTAAGCMSGQNDGDCVAVFDALGLPFGPSKGGTQRVFGVARGALAAPDGAAR
- a CDS encoding DJ-1/PfpI family protein, with the translated sequence MMQVMTRFVDDLAQGDPKVKEAIAPTKPRQIAMVAYPGMFPLDLLGPLTVFSDLLNTQVHLVWKTKQQVPAGRGVTLTTTAFADVPRDLDVLFLPGGTVGTVAAMRDQEVLAFLRSRAATTRYITSVCTGSLILGAAGLLQGYKATSHWLTHDLLAQFGASPVKARVVEDRNRITGAGVTAGLDFALLLTARLAGENYAKAEQLNIEYDPDPPFKAGSLKGAGPVVSGALGRMYAPSLEAFKAATAEARAKLG
- a CDS encoding TfoX/Sxy family protein, with the translated sequence MAYSEALADRIRDALGGRRDVDERKMFGGVAFMVGGHMCVGIVGDALMVRLAAEDAVALLARPHVRPMDFTGRPMKGFLYVDAPGIKTARQLTGWIERAVAFTSTLPPKKPRVRRLPRRRA
- a CDS encoding exo-alpha-sialidase, giving the protein MRHGAWSLAAAVACGGGMGEPAAVTRTMLDAPPARGMSPAITLDSAGQAHYAWVALDSVGTGHLFTMNEGGTRQELVDPLGPAQFDGETPPKLQTAPDGSLMMSYAVAVPDSAAKYKALSGLRFVRSTDGGATWSVPVTVADDGDLQRYRNDHTMTIGQDGKVFVAWLDERAADTARVFLARSEDQGATWSRNVALDMEEACGCCRTPVTTGPDGTVYAIWRKVLGEHRDHVVARSRDGGSTWSVPTLVHADSFAIAHCPDAGPSIAVDAQNRLHISWWTGREGAAGVKYAWSDDGGATFSAPTAIGVAPFAKASHSQLVLFGGTGIAIAWDDGTLRPARIAVRVSRDRGASFGEATYLSDSAATASFPVLAARGDQLEVLWQERGAIPGAPAPEASTRDGPWTSYDARGPARLVRAVVPLR